The Haliaeetus albicilla chromosome 19, bHalAlb1.1, whole genome shotgun sequence genome has a segment encoding these proteins:
- the HMGXB4 gene encoding LOW QUALITY PROTEIN: HMG domain-containing protein 4 (The sequence of the model RefSeq protein was modified relative to this genomic sequence to represent the inferred CDS: inserted 2 bases in 1 codon; deleted 3 bases in 2 codons), with product MRGAGPWGAPGGGGYTTGPGAVSAEGPVPTFAPPFXPPYSRRDPPAPHGFPPGRWELRRGNGAREPGPPVPPAAVCHQWGVRPPLGDRSPEVPVESREGGCRKATLGRDPASMCEYLESDRSVDDVGLPTGRIQREKKRSYKDLLQEEDEIATQDSDLFPGTEPHKKKRKHSSDEFCYRGVSPLDLPSKKKKKAVSSPSSADTTMDLLKAITSPLATSSKSSKKTSEKSSYSSSGHSESKKEHHKKKLSGSSGEHSVDDGSFHKSKKMKPLYVNTETLTLREPDGLKMKLILSPKEKSSAADDDSFSYSSAPAAAKKSSKKSARDEQGSFLLGHELQSFLKSSRKKHKPPLDSHPPSESFGADTSLFSEGHGSEYEISGVEAPPESGSSSGGELEAGELVIDDSYREIKKKKKSKKSKKKKDKEKHREKKHSKSKKSSGHGPVAVAEVSPPPPPSTPYVLPPPPPAAFHSDGQGEKRRKKEDKEKDKAEKWEKEREKEKEKEKEREKEKEKEREKEKEREKEREKEREKEKEREKEREKEKEREKEREKEKEREKEREKEKEREKEREKEKEREKEREREKPKKKNMSAYQVFCKEYRTTIVSEHPGIDFGELSKKLAEVWKQLPEKDKLIWKQKAQYLQHKQNKAEATTVKRKASSSDGAPKIKASPTGVISPHKKSPTSTVVVSSSPAKVPETDPIDVAAHLQLLGESLSLIGHRLQETEGMVAVSGSLSVLLDSIICALGPLACLTTQLPELNGCPKHVLSNTLDNIAYIMPGL from the exons ATGCGCGGGGCTGGGCCTTGGggtgccccgggggggggggggtacacGACGGGTCCCGGCGCCGTGTCCGCCGAGGGGCCGGTGCCGACGTTTgcccccccctt tcctccgTATTCCCGGCGGGACCCGCCTGCCCCTCACGGT TTTCCTCCGGGTCGTTGGGAGCTCCGGCGGGGAAATGGGGCGAGGGAGCCCGGTCCTCCGGTTCCACCCGCCGCGGTCTGTCACCAGTGGGGTGTGCGGCCTCCCTTGGGGGACCGAAGCCCGGAGGTCCCGGTGGAGTcccgggag gggggctgcagaAAAGCAACGCTTGGCCGCGATCCCGCGAGCATGTGCG AGTACCTAGAGAGTGACCGAAGTGTTGATGACGTGGGGCTGCCAACTGGCAGGATACAGCGAGAGAAAAAGCGCTCTTACAAGGATCTGCTGCAAGAGGAAGACGAGATAGCAACTCAG GACAGTGATCTTTTTCCAGGGACAGAACCtcacaaaaagaagagaaagcactCCTCAGATGAGTTCTGCTACAGAG GTGTTTCGCCTTTGGATCTACCatcaaagaagaagaaaaaagcagtttctaGCCCATCCTCAGCTGATACAACCATGGATTTACTCAAGGCTATCACCTCACCTTTGGCCACAAGCTCAAAGTCTTCAAAGAAGACCTCTGAAAAATCATCTTATTCTTCCTCTGGCcattctgaaagcaaaaaggagCACCACAAGAAGAAGCTGAGTGGGAGCAGTGGGGAGCACTCAGTGGATGATGGCAGCTTCCACAAatctaaaaaaatgaaacctctCTATGTGAACACAGAGACACTTACTCTTCGTGAACCTGATGGCTTGAAGATGAAGCTCATCCTTTCACCGAAAGAGAAAAGTAGTGCAGCAGATGATGATTCTTTCTCCTACTCTTCAGCACCAGCGGCTGCAAAGAAATCTTCAAAGAAATCGGCTCGAGATGAGCAAGGCTCATTCCTGCTGGGTCATGAACTACAGAGCTTCCTGAAGTCATCCCGGAAGAAGCACAAACCACCCCTGGACTCACATCCACCTTCTGAGAGTTTTGGTGCTGACACCTCCCTTTTTTCAGAGGGCCATGGGAGCGAGTATGAGATTTCAGGTGTGGAGGCACCGCCAGAATCTGGTTCCTCTTCTGGTGGGGAGTTGGAGGCTGGAGAGCTAGTGATAGATGACTCCTACCGGGAAATCAAAAAGAAGAAGAAGtcaaaaaaaagtaagaaaaaaaaagacaaagagaaacaCAGAGAGAAGAAGCACTCTAAGTCTAAAAAGAGTTCTGGGCACGGTCCTGTGGCAGTAGCTGAAGTgtcaccaccacctcctcccagtaccccctatgttcttcctccacctcctcctgctgcttttcactCAGATGGTCAAGGTGAGAAGAGACggaaaaaggaagacaaggaGAAGGACAAAGCTGAGAagtgggaaaaggaaagagaaaaagaaaaggaaaaggaaaaggaaagagaaaaagaaaaggaaaaggaaagagaaaaggaaaaggaaagagaaaaagaaagagaaaaggaaagagaaaaagaaaaggaaagagaaaaggaaagagaaaaagaaaaggaaagagaaaaggaaagagaaaaagaaaaggaaagagaaaaggaaagagaaaaagaaaaggaaagagaaaaggaaagagagaaagaaaaggaaagagaaaaggaaagagaaagagaaaaa ccaaagaagaaaaacatgtctgcCTATCAAGTGTTCTGTAAGGAATATCGTACAACTATTGTGTCTGAGCACCCTGGAATAG ATTTTGGAGAGCTAAGTAAAAAACTGGCGGAAGTGTGGAAGCAGCTACCTGAGAAGGATAAACTG ATCTGGAAACAGAAAGCTCAGTATCTCCAacacaagcaaaataaagcagaagcCACCACTGTGAAGAGAAAGGCATCATCTTCAGATGGGGCAccaaaaataaaag CTTCTCCAACAGGAGTGATTTCCCCTCATAAGAAATCCCCCACCAGCACTGTGGTGGTGTCTTCCTCACCAGCCAAAGTCCCTGAGACGGATCCTATTGATGTAGCTGCACACTTACAGTTGCTGGGTGAATCTCTGAGCCTTATTGGTCACAGACTGCAGGAAACAGAG GGAATGGTGGCTGTTTCAGGAAGTTTGTCAGTACTTCTAGATTCAATCATCTGTGCTTTGGGCCCATTAGCATGTCTGACCACACAACTACCTGAGTTGAATGGCTGCCCTAAGCACGTTTTG TCAAACACACTAGACAACATTGCCTACATCATGCCTGGACTTTGA